The Aythya fuligula isolate bAytFul2 chromosome 2, bAytFul2.pri, whole genome shotgun sequence genome contains a region encoding:
- the GCM2 gene encoding chorion-specific transcription factor GCMb: protein MKLTWDINDPKLPQEPKHFDAFQEWPDGYVRLIYSSEEKNAQRHLSGWAMRNTNNHNCQILKKSCLGVVVCARSCALPSGARLQLRPAICDKARQKQQRKACPNCNAALELIPCRGHSGYPVTNFWRLDGKAIFFQAKGVHDHPRPESKLEAEARRSAIKKQISSSHHSQKKRPLNSEVGKYHDSSGYVNNMQSLPCMDGPERVSIITDTSFSIPTQSYPWPQNADLYKAPYDSASFQEDQLSPYQKCPNPRIYVPRACSYEFGVPTFISSTAYPSLYKDLTNPPTDADPINLNGSHYSSLASNDKSFDNTGRHYGLKPVWGKTASRERSDYGQMQTRANHPYYGGEYPSRYGTSPSPIAPPLQTVITTTTKVSYRAYKPSALKCSNNLCDMNNLQSYTHVAENVSGAIYSGMKNQEDLGMIKSALLYQHDAIPAKAEPAENVETYRYGLPLGNSYAEHEGQDLRFESAEYWLNTA, encoded by the exons ATGAAGCTTACCTGGGACATCAACGACCCCAAACTGCCGCAG GAGCCCAAGCACTTCGATGCCTTCCAGGAGTGGCCGGATGGCTACGTGCGCCTCATCTACTCCAGTGAGGAGAAGAATGCGCAGAGGCACCTCAGCGGCTGGGCCATGCGCAACACCAACAACCACAACTGCCAGATCCTCAAGAAGTCCTgcctgggggtggtggtgtgtgccaggagctgtgcccTGCCCAGCggtgccaggctgcagctgcgCCCCGCCATATGTGACAAGGCTCGACAGAAGCAGCAAA GGAAAGCCTGTCCAAACTGCAACGCGGCCCTTGAGCTCATTCCTTGCCGAGGGCACAGTGGCTATCCGGTCACTAACTTCTGGAGGCTGGATGgcaaagcaatatttttccaG GCTAAAGGAGTTCACGACCACCCTAGGCCAGAGAGTAAATTGGAGGCAGAGGCAAGGCGAAGTGCAATTAAGAAGCAAATATCCTCTTCTCACCATTCCCAGAAAAAGAGACCTCTAAACTCGGAG GTGGGAAAATACCATGATAGCAGTGGTTACGTCAATAACATGCAGAGTCTGCCCTGCATGGATGGCCCAGAAAGAGTCAGCATCATCACAGACACCAGTTTTTCAATTCCAACTCAGTCTTACCCCTGGCCACAAAACGCTGACCTCTACAAAGCGCCTTATGACTCAGCCAGCTTCCAAGAAGATCAGCTATCACCATACCAGAAGTGCCCGAATCCAAGGATCTATGTGCCTAGAGCATGCAGCTATGAGTTTGGAGTTCCTACTTTTATAAGCTCCACTGCTTACCCATCATTATACAAAGATCTAACAAATCCTCCCACTGACGCTGACCCCATCAATTTGAATGGATCTCACTATAGTTCTTTGGCCAGCAATGACAAGAGCTTTGATAATACTGGTAGGCATTACGGATTGAAACCAGTCTGGGGGAAAACTGCCAGCAGAGAAAGGAGCGACTATGGTCAGATGCAAACAAGGGCTAACCACCCTTATTACGGTGGTGAGTACCCCAGCAGGTATGGTACCAGCCCCTCTCCCATAGCCCCACCGTTACAAACTGTCATCACGACTACCACAAAAGTGTCCTACCGGGCCTACAAGCCATCTGCGCTGAAATGCAGCAACAACCTCTGCGATATGAACAACCTTCAGAGCTATACCCACGTGGCTGAAAACGTCTCAGGCGCTATCTATTCAGGGATGAAGAATCAGGAAGATTTGGGGATGATCAAGTCAGCGTTGCTCTACCAGCATGATGCAATCCCTGCAAAGGCCGAACCAGCCGAGAACGTGGAGACCTATCGGTATGGGCTACCACTGGGGAACAGCTACGCTGAGCATGAAGGACAGGACTTAAGGTTTGAAAGTGCTGAATATTGGCTAAACACTGCATAA